Genomic segment of Trichoderma breve strain T069 chromosome 7 map unlocalized scaffold00007, whole genome shotgun sequence:
CCGATTTAAAAAGATTGGAGCAAAACAGAAACCAGGAACCCGGATTGAGAGAGATAGTAAGGGCAGGGAAGTTTTAATCATTGTGGACGAAGATGGGCATGAGAAAAGGAAAGTCCGCAAGGTACAAcctgaagaggaggatgcgCGGAACGGTCTTCTCATGCCAGATAAGAACGCCAAGCCATTGGGGATGGAGGTTCCTGAGCAATATCGGAAGAAAGAggaaccagaagaagatgatggcgatgtcgaTATTTttgaggatgctggcgaTGATTACGATCCACTGGCCGGAATGGGGGAATCGGACTCTGAATCggacgaagaggagaagagcagcagcaacaaccagGAGGCAATCAAAGAGGCAGACACCAACAAAGCTATGCCGCCTCCACCAAAGCCATCCGTTTCGCAACCAGAACGACGCAATTACTTCAAAGACTCAAGAACGGCGCTCATCTCCGAGGAAGCAAGCAGAGGGCCCTCCATGTCTGATCCGGCTATATTGGCAGCCATCAAGAAAGCAGCATCTCTTAGGCCCATTGAGCAAGATGCCGAAGATGATAAAGCAAAGGAGGAAGCCAAGGCACTGGAAGAACGGCGAAAGAAGCTTCTCCAGATGCAGAGCCgggatgatgacgatatcGATATGGGCTTCGGCACCAGCAGgtttgaagatgaagaagactttgaagATAAGAAAGTGAAGCTTTCGAGGTGGGGCGAAGACGCCGGGGAGGAAGGGTCTAGTAGGGGCGACAAGTCAAAGCGGAAGAGAGGGCCAAAGAAACGAAAGGGTGATGTCAACAGCGCAGCTGATGTGATGCGGGTCGTCGAGCAGCGCAAGAAGTCAGAGTAAAGTCCGCCTCGGGAGGCCGACAAGCCCAACTTTGTTTGCGCAATCGGCGGGCACAATATGCATTTCGATTCCCCAGAGTATCCATAACGGCTGGATAAACAAGCAATATACGTACTAGATACCCCCAGTTATTCTTCAGCTCCGGACAATTCGACTATCCATCGCGGAGCTCCGCGCTGCTGTCAAGACTCTAGCCAGACTGTGATGAGGCACTGGTCATCACGTGTAGCTCCGGACGCCGACGATTTCCAGACACCTTGAAGTTCCCTCAGTATGGATACCGGCGCCCCAGTTTAACCTCTTTCATTATTAAATTCCAGACGCCAATGACACAGACTTTCGGTTCCTGGCGATGCTAGTCTTGTTAGTAGTATCAAGCGTGAATGAGGGGTCAGCCAAAGGGAGCCTCGTTGCATGGATTCCCCCACTCTAGGGCCCTGCGACTGcggagaaaagagaaaaaaaagaagcggGTTCCCTGGAGCAGCGAATTGGTAGCAGCTTGTTTGGCCTGTTCAAGGCTCGCCGTCAACCGAAAGCGCGGTGGCTGATTTCTCGAATTCATCATCTGGGGCTGTGGATGTCCTCGATTACGGAATGTGAACGCCTGCCTCAGTTCCAAGTCTTTCTGTGCGCCCTTCCACTACCTTGAAATTACGTATAAAGAGAGGCTTTAAGATACCGTAAACTTTCTCCTTCTCATTGAGAACGTATCTCGTCTCCCGTTTGGTGCCATCTACTGTCTATTCTAAGCCCCTCTCCCTTGCACTAAGCATGTCGTCCGATCAAGTGCCTGTTTGGCTGGATTGCGATCCGGGCCACGATGTGAGTTTCCCGGCATGTATTGAGCCCAGACGCAAGTCTTATGCAGAGTCGCATTGCATGAGGCGCTTCGGTGGCCGAACTTTGTCGGAGACGTACGAGCTAACTGGATATTCTCCGCATAAGGACGCATTTGCCATTTTGCTGGCAGCTCACCACCCCAGAATCAACCTGCTGGGCATCTCGACAGTCTTTGGAAATGCTTCCCTCGAGTATGTGCTATGGGCGAAGAGCGAGAGCCTTCTGGCTTGATGCTTGCTACTGCTACCCCAATAAGCCGAGGCACTCGCAACTGACATTGAAATTCTACCAGACACACGACACACAACGCCGCTTCCATTCTGACGGCCTTTGGCAAGCACAATGATATTCCCCTATACGTCGGCCTCAACAAAGCCCTCGAGCGACCTGCTCTCCACGCGCCAACCGACATTCACGGCGAAAGTGGTCTTGACGGCACCGAGTTGCTCCCCGTTCCGAAATGCTCGCCGAAGCCCGAGCCGGCCATCGACGCCATGGCCGCCGCTCTCAAGGCCCAGCCGGCCGGCACAGCCTGGATCGTAGCCACCGGCACAGTGACCAACGTCGGCGCTCTATTCCGCAAGTATCCGGAGCTCGTCGCACACATCAAGGGCCTGAGCATCATGGGCGGCTCCATCGGAGGGGGCTTCTCCGACGCACCGCTGGGCAAGGTTGACGGCAAGGAGCGCATCGGCAACACGACCCCCTATGCCGAGTTCAACATCTTTGTCGACCCGGAGGCCGCGGCCGAGATGTTCCACaacaaggagattgccaagaAGATGTTCATGGTGCCGTTGGATCTGAGCCACCAGGTCTTGGCGACGGAGAAGGTCAGGGATCTGCTGCTGTACGGCAAGGATGGCGAGAAGACTGGTACTGGCAAGACGACGCTGCGGACAATGCTCGTCGAGCTGCTCTACTTCTTCGCCAAGACATATGCGTAAGTTTTTGTTTCCCTTCCTTCCCGTAGACGATTGGTTGTTGTTGACAAATTACGACAGCGACGTCTTTGGCATCACCGCCGGCCCGCCCCTCCACGATCCTCTCGCCATGCTCGCCGTTCTGCTTGGCACTCCCGACGAGATCGCCATTTACGACtgggatgagaagaagagccaggGGCCTAAACACAACGAGCGCTTTGATGTTACCGTCATCACCGAGGGTACGatcgaggaggccaagcgcGGAGAGAAGCAGACAGGCAGGACGGTCGCCAAGGAGGCGCCTGTAGGAGAGGGCGGCGTGATTATACCCAGAGGAGTGGACGTGGACCGGTTCTGGCAGGTGATTGAGGAGTGCATTGAGAGGGCGGACGAGACGAACCGTAACCTGAGCAACTAAAGAATTGCATGGGTTGCTTTGTATTTTCTTATATCAGGCATCTTATTCTGTTTTTTTGCATTGGGATATAAAAGGATAGAtaaatctttttttcatggTTGTGGCCATTACATTAGTTAGATAGTCTAGACACATTCTATTCATACAGACAAAGAATTAATGGTACACGGCTAAATCAAATCGACGcttccttttcatctttatcAAAGCTCATTAGAAGCTTCAAGCTTCGTTCATACGTCCATAGCGTTATTGCGCTCGAGGGAGCAGCTTTCACCAAGCTGATTGGGAGACCCTTGTACAGGCCTCGCAGGCCCTCTGTTCGGTATATTGACCGGATACCTCGTACCGCGGAGGTGTAGATGGGAATGTCGTTGTACACATACTTGCTCCGGGTGGGACCCTGAACCTGGATGCGCTTGCGGACGAGATCGAGCGGGAAGACGGCCGTTTTAGCAACGACACTGGCGACGATGCCGGCCGTGGCATCGCCGCTGCCCCaggggagatggaggtgGCCAAGCTGAAGCCGCAAGCCTTCGtaggaggcgaagaagatgcccatAAAGGGGATGATCTGGCCCAGGGCGGGCCCCAGGCCGCGGAAGAAGCCCTTGGGTCCCTCGTCACGATAAATGTCCCACAGCGCACCGCGCAGAGACGAGTAGACGCGATGTCTCCCCTGAGCAGCGAACCGCGTCCTCAGCAGGTCCAGAGGGTACGTAGCCCCCGTGGCCGCAGCCCCGGAGACGGCGCCGGCGACAAACGTCTCTGCCGAGTCGGGCATGCGTGTGGGCAGCGCGGTCTGCAGGAAGACGGTGGTGGAGCGGTACGTGGTGAACTGGACGGCCGAGTAGCACACGTACATCAGCTCGGCGGGCACGTTGCCCTTCCACAGGCCCGTGAGCCCTTCATGCCTGAGGATGTGCTTGATGGTGCGGACGGTGCCGCGGTAGGCGGGTGCTTCGCGCAAGGGGGCCAAGGGGTCGGAGAGCGAGTacggctggagctggaggcggaTCTTGACGACGTCAAGGGGGGCGACGATGAATCTAGCAGTGGAGCAAAACAAATTTGAATTAGCCACACCCGGGACAGATTATGCAGGACaggcgtgtgtgtgtgataCTATCTGTTTTCGGAGAGCGAAGTTGTGTTTATTTCGGAGAGCGGACTTTGGCTTACCGAGAGACGAGGCCAGCTATGGCGCCGGCTGACACGACTTGGAGTTTGGAACCCTGtttggaagagaaaagaagaaggattaGTATTTGGATTGGCTACTTTTGTGTTTGCGCTATAAAGGAGAAGTATGACGAACCTCATCTTTGAGGTGGCCGCCTCGGGGCGACATGCAGGAGTTTGCGCTTCAGGTTGGGTTGTCGTTGCGCAGGATTCACTCCGGAGATTTGCCTTATCGAAACTGTAGGGAGATACGAGGATAGAAGATAGAAATGACTAGATAGGTTCGATGCTGGTTGGGAGCTCTGTCTTTGCGGCGATGACGGCTCAATGTTATTTTTTGCGATGCGATTGTGTTGGTGCGGTTATGCGATAACCACGCCTAGGTAGGCGATAAGTTTTCGAGCTTGGCCCTTGGAATGATAAGGGAGATCGGAGCCGACGGAATGCGCGTTTGAGCGGGATGCAGGCAATGGCAGCCGTTCGGAGCGAGATGGAGCAGT
This window contains:
- a CDS encoding inosine-uridine preferring nucleoside hydrolase domain-containing protein, whose product is MSSDQVPVWLDCDPGHDDAFAILLAAHHPRINLLGISTVFGNASLEHTTHNAASILTAFGKHNDIPLYVGLNKALERPALHAPTDIHGESGLDGTELLPVPKCSPKPEPAIDAMAAALKAQPAGTAWIVATGTVTNVGALFRKYPELVAHIKGLSIMGGSIGGGFSDAPLGKVDGKERIGNTTPYAEFNIFVDPEAAAEMFHNKEIAKKMFMVPLDLSHQVLATEKVRDLLLYGKDGEKTGTGKTTLRTMLVELLYFFAKTYADVFGITAGPPLHDPLAMLAVLLGTPDEIAIYDWDEKKSQGPKHNERFDVTVITEGTIEEAKRGEKQTGRTVAKEAPVGEGGVIIPRGVDVDRFWQVIEECIERADETNRNLSN
- a CDS encoding mitochondrial carrier protein domain-containing protein; translation: MSPRGGHLKDEGSKLQVVSAGAIAGLVSRFIVAPLDVVKIRLQLQPYSLSDPLAPLREAPAYRGTVRTIKHILRHEGLTGLWKGNVPAELMYVCYSAVQFTTYRSTTVFLQTALPTRMPDSAETFVAGAVSGAAATGATYPLDLLRTRFAAQGRHRVYSSLRGALWDIYRDEGPKGFFRGLGPALGQIIPFMGIFFASYEGLRLQLGHLHLPWGSGDATAGIVASVVAKTAVFPLDLVRKRIQVQGPTRSKYVYNDIPIYTSAVRGIRSIYRTEGLRGLYKGLPISLVKAAPSSAITLWTYERSLKLLMSFDKDEKEASI